Proteins from a single region of Methanoculleus taiwanensis:
- a CDS encoding class I SAM-dependent methyltransferase encodes MEKNPVFKIFESFPRQGAGDDEHTEKAFSMIAEPLHGGGEILDVGCGKGVQTMALARLCPSCRIIATDIHQPYLDAVDEKIAAEGFSGRIKTVCASMDDLPFEEESFDIIWAEGCSSIIGIDNAVRYWKKLLKQGGYMMISDIFWFTKTPSDEAREFFAEFHPAMMIEDKGFEIVRNAGLELVGSFRLPSRVWEESFYGTLREKFGGLEEEYADDEGALMVIEGLKRQTKIFEKHSDEFGNTYLVMRKPL; translated from the coding sequence ATGGAAAAAAATCCAGTTTTTAAGATTTTTGAATCGTTTCCCAGGCAGGGGGCGGGGGATGATGAGCACACGGAAAAGGCATTTTCAATGATCGCAGAACCACTACACGGAGGTGGTGAGATCCTTGATGTTGGTTGCGGGAAGGGTGTACAGACGATGGCCCTTGCCCGCCTGTGCCCGTCCTGCAGGATAATAGCGACAGATATACACCAGCCTTACCTCGATGCGGTGGATGAAAAAATTGCAGCCGAAGGTTTTTCCGGGAGAATCAAAACGGTCTGTGCATCTATGGACGATCTTCCCTTTGAAGAGGAGTCTTTCGACATTATATGGGCTGAAGGATGTTCATCGATCATAGGCATCGACAATGCTGTCAGGTACTGGAAAAAACTCCTGAAACAGGGCGGATACATGATGATCTCGGATATATTCTGGTTTACAAAGACCCCCTCCGATGAGGCGCGGGAGTTCTTCGCCGAATTCCATCCCGCAATGATGATCGAAGATAAAGGATTTGAGATCGTCCGGAATGCCGGGCTTGAGCTGGTTGGATCCTTCAGGCTCCCGTCACGAGTATGGGAAGAAAGTTTCTACGGTACATTGAGGGAGAAGTTTGGAGGGCTCGAAGAGGAATATGCAGATGATGAGGGCGCTCTGATGGTAATTGAGGGGTTGAAAAGGCAGACCAAAATCTTTGAGAAACACTCGGATGAGTTTGGGAATACATATCTTGTAATGAGAAAACCATTGTGA
- a CDS encoding bile acid:sodium symporter family protein, producing the protein MTQFDPLFIAIGTLGVLIFVITSMLGMGFSLTIPQIVTPLKNRKLIIMSLVANFVLVPILALVIVEFIPLSEGLKIGLILAGFAAGAPFLPKLVQVAKGDMAFTAGLMVLLMVVTIAYLPIVLPFVLTGVQVNPWETARSLIVLMLIPLAIALFIRARYEEVAKGLIHLMTMAANLSLVAMFIGYFVGYSDVTYGVLGTGGILVAVLLIVGAAIIGYLLGGTDKGNKKVLALGTGQRNLAAAFAVASSNFATNPEVLIEVMDVAVIGFIILLFIAGEFGRRSAPGAEKSVKSAT; encoded by the coding sequence ATGACGCAATTTGATCCTTTGTTTATTGCCATAGGCACGCTGGGCGTGTTGATATTTGTCATTACCAGCATGCTTGGCATGGGTTTTAGCCTGACCATTCCCCAGATCGTGACCCCGCTGAAGAACAGAAAGCTGATCATCATGTCCCTTGTAGCAAACTTCGTTCTCGTGCCTATCCTGGCATTAGTGATCGTGGAGTTCATCCCGCTCTCTGAGGGACTGAAGATCGGCCTGATTCTGGCGGGTTTCGCTGCAGGGGCGCCGTTCCTGCCTAAACTGGTACAGGTGGCCAAAGGCGACATGGCGTTCACCGCCGGGCTGATGGTCCTCTTGATGGTGGTAACTATCGCCTATCTGCCCATAGTTCTGCCATTTGTATTGACTGGCGTGCAGGTTAATCCCTGGGAGACCGCCAGGAGCCTTATCGTATTGATGCTCATTCCGCTCGCGATTGCCCTTTTCATTCGAGCCAGGTATGAAGAAGTGGCCAAGGGCCTCATCCATCTGATGACCATGGCTGCCAACCTGTCTCTGGTGGCAATGTTCATCGGATATTTTGTGGGTTATTCCGATGTAACCTATGGAGTTCTTGGAACCGGTGGAATTCTGGTGGCCGTCCTCCTGATTGTTGGCGCCGCTATCATAGGATATCTACTGGGCGGGACAGATAAGGGCAATAAAAAGGTTCTTGCACTCGGAACGGGTCAACGCAATTTAGCCGCCGCGTTTGCGGTTGCCTCCAGCAATTTTGCCACCAATCCAGAAGTCTTGATAGAGGTTATGGACGTGGCAGTGATAGGATTTATCATCTTGTTGTTCATTGCCGGGGAATTTGGCAGGCGCAGTGCACCAGGAGCTGAGAAGAGCGTGAAGTCAGCGACATGA
- a CDS encoding flavodoxin family protein, whose amino-acid sequence MHQVLYDSRGGNTKKVADAIAGELGVTAVDVKAASLGPGDGVLFLGSGCYGGKPGEAMVKFIEANDLRGRRVALFGTSGGGAGNEVKGMEAAVKGKGAEVIGRYFCKGQMALFFSRGHPNPADIDAARTFAREMAGLESVTVV is encoded by the coding sequence ATGCACCAGGTACTCTACGACTCGAGAGGTGGCAACACCAAAAAAGTGGCGGATGCGATCGCGGGGGAGCTCGGCGTAACGGCGGTGGACGTTAAGGCCGCTTCCCTCGGCCCGGGCGACGGCGTCCTGTTCCTCGGCTCGGGCTGTTACGGCGGAAAACCCGGCGAAGCTATGGTAAAGTTCATCGAGGCCAACGACCTGCGAGGCCGACGGGTCGCCCTCTTCGGGACGTCCGGGGGCGGCGCGGGCAACGAGGTAAAAGGCATGGAGGCGGCCGTGAAGGGAAAAGGTGCCGAGGTCATCGGGAGGTATTTCTGCAAAGGGCAGATGGCCCTGTTCTTCAGCCGCGGCCACCCGAATCCTGCCGACATCGACGCCGCCAGGACGTTCGCCAGGGAGATGGCCGGTCTGGAGAGCGTCACCGTCGTGTGA
- a CDS encoding alpha/beta hydrolase family protein yields the protein MTLTSEEVAWDVDGIAVRGTLTRPLGTGPHPGIVFVAGSGPTDRDWCSPLLSGTNCSGRLLAEGLTREGFMTLRYDKRAAGPHAQENVPRLVGRISMQSHLDELRGAVDILCSDGDLDPARLFVLTSSEGAIHALHYQLQATDRRFAGLVLTGAPGRSIGQVARSQLLAQTANLEGGDLLMNEYDAAIAAFMAGEPVTPDPSLPEGMRVLLLSLTSPVNLPFSRELWSSDPAALLAKVVEPVLVVIGKKDIQADWQADGGALEHAAARGGNVTFAYPSDADHVLKHEEKPRDALVAADVGARYNSEGRRLDPEAFGVIVDWLTGQARQ from the coding sequence ATGACGCTCACATCCGAGGAGGTCGCGTGGGACGTGGACGGGATCGCTGTCCGGGGCACCCTGACCCGGCCTCTGGGCACGGGTCCTCACCCGGGAATCGTCTTCGTCGCCGGGAGCGGACCGACCGACCGGGACTGGTGCTCCCCCCTGCTGTCCGGCACCAACTGCAGCGGCCGCCTGCTGGCCGAGGGGCTCACCCGGGAAGGGTTCATGACGCTACGCTACGACAAGCGGGCAGCCGGACCGCATGCACAGGAGAACGTCCCCCGGCTCGTGGGCAGGATCAGCATGCAGAGCCATCTCGACGAACTGAGAGGTGCCGTCGACATCCTCTGCTCCGACGGCGATCTGGATCCCGCCCGGCTGTTCGTGCTGACCAGCAGCGAAGGAGCCATCCACGCCCTGCACTACCAGCTGCAGGCGACGGACCGGCGATTCGCAGGCCTCGTGCTCACCGGCGCCCCCGGCCGTTCCATCGGGCAGGTTGCCCGCAGCCAGCTCCTTGCCCAGACAGCGAACCTGGAAGGCGGCGATCTCCTGATGAACGAGTATGATGCCGCCATCGCCGCTTTCATGGCCGGCGAGCCGGTGACACCCGATCCGTCTCTCCCGGAAGGGATGAGGGTTCTCCTGCTCAGTCTGACGAGTCCCGTCAACCTGCCGTTCTCGCGGGAGCTCTGGTCGAGCGACCCGGCCGCCCTCCTCGCGAAGGTGGTGGAACCCGTCCTCGTCGTTATCGGGAAGAAGGATATCCAGGCCGACTGGCAGGCAGACGGCGGCGCACTGGAGCATGCGGCTGCCCGGGGCGGCAACGTCACGTTTGCATACCCGTCCGATGCGGACCATGTGCTGAAGCATGAGGAGAAACCGCGGGATGCGCTCGTCGCCGCCGACGTCGGAGCACGCTACAACAGCGAAGGGCGCAGGCTTGACCCGGAGGCTTTCGGCGTGATCGTGGACTGGCTTACCGGACAGGCCCGGCAGTGA
- a CDS encoding MFS transporter, which translates to MEQRRSFHWDVLLIVGLVVFILVIDTTTIEVSISALVNDLNTDASGIQTIITIYTLVKAAFMLIGAKLQDFIGRKRTFMAGAAMYGVGAFTAAISQNAAMFLAGWSILEGIGTVLMLPATVTFITGTYEGKERAFAFGVWGGIAAVGSMVGLIFGGYLTTFYTWRWVFVLELGVLLIIFALHRMLKETRPTASWKSFDLGGALLSVLGLIALVFGLLMIKEPAEWAIVPFFITGGIILLFGFYFWERRQIRKAKGILVDVTIVPERSFLAGNVVAIGQKLITAGFLFILPLFYEMVTGASAYETGVAILPMSLAIFVFSILGARFASWFEPKYVLLGGIALTGAGLAGLRDVFSLTTTAHDIIPGSLLFGIGLGIVLSQVTNLTLSSIRSERQTDASGIYNTTRQLGSSLGTAIIGIVLILGFAQGLLAGRSSPLPPDRAQWSSLINDAAVNQGMEWAFVAMILVVIGMFIAALFIRKTGKIV; encoded by the coding sequence ATGGAACAGCGCCGCTCGTTTCATTGGGACGTCCTCCTCATCGTCGGCCTGGTTGTATTCATCCTGGTCATCGACACCACCACCATAGAAGTCTCCATCAGCGCCCTTGTGAATGACCTGAACACCGACGCTTCAGGCATCCAGACCATCATCACCATCTATACCCTGGTGAAGGCTGCCTTCATGTTGATCGGGGCAAAGCTCCAGGACTTCATCGGGAGGAAGAGGACGTTCATGGCAGGTGCAGCGATGTATGGCGTCGGGGCTTTCACGGCTGCAATCAGCCAGAACGCAGCCATGTTCCTCGCAGGCTGGTCGATACTTGAAGGGATCGGTACGGTGCTGATGCTCCCGGCGACGGTAACGTTCATTACCGGGACCTACGAGGGGAAAGAACGGGCATTTGCCTTCGGTGTCTGGGGCGGGATCGCCGCGGTGGGCAGTATGGTCGGCCTTATTTTCGGCGGATATCTGACCACCTTCTACACCTGGCGGTGGGTTTTTGTCCTCGAGCTTGGAGTCCTGCTCATCATCTTTGCTCTCCATCGTATGCTGAAGGAGACCCGCCCGACAGCATCCTGGAAGAGCTTTGATCTTGGTGGAGCGCTCCTCTCGGTTCTCGGCCTCATTGCCCTGGTTTTTGGGCTCCTCATGATCAAAGAGCCGGCAGAATGGGCGATCGTTCCCTTCTTCATCACCGGAGGGATTATCCTTCTTTTCGGGTTTTACTTCTGGGAAAGGCGGCAGATCAGGAAGGCAAAAGGTATCCTGGTAGATGTGACTATCGTTCCTGAACGTTCCTTTTTGGCCGGGAATGTTGTCGCCATAGGCCAGAAACTGATTACTGCCGGTTTTCTCTTCATCTTACCCTTGTTCTACGAGATGGTCACGGGTGCAAGCGCGTACGAAACCGGCGTCGCCATTCTGCCTATGTCTCTTGCGATCTTCGTGTTCTCCATCCTCGGCGCCCGGTTCGCATCGTGGTTCGAACCAAAATACGTTCTCCTCGGTGGAATTGCCCTCACCGGAGCAGGACTGGCAGGTCTCAGGGATGTCTTTTCCCTCACCACCACCGCCCATGACATCATCCCCGGAAGTCTTCTGTTTGGGATTGGGCTTGGCATCGTCCTTTCCCAGGTGACCAACCTCACCCTCTCCTCGATCCGGAGCGAGCGCCAGACCGATGCGTCAGGTATCTATAACACCACCAGGCAGCTGGGCAGCTCCCTAGGGACGGCAATTATCGGGATCGTCCTCATCCTTGGTTTCGCCCAGGGGCTGCTTGCCGGTCGATCATCGCCCCTCCCTCCCGACCGGGCTCAGTGGTCAAGCCTGATCAACGATGCAGCGGTCAACCAGGGGATGGAATGGGCGTTCGTGGCGATGATCCTGGTAGTCATCGGCATGTTTATTGCAGCCCTGTTCATCCGGAAGACGGGGAAGATTGTTTGA
- a CDS encoding class I SAM-dependent methyltransferase, translating into MTSRIGRGTKMQVTMHAEQVHEKGKISMEAHAIDWNDVWKEQRRRHHEANRNSTDAHFWDTKDAARRFYRMAQENNGERIQKTLHDLPLTPSSRVLDVGAGPGALAIPIARQVSHVTAVEPSEGMWSVLEEKIEEERIDNINVVRKRWEDVSVAEDLSPPYDIVFASYSLDLPDIRTAVRNLDEASSRYVYIYWFAGETSWDAMSRELWPLLHGSSFVPSPKCDILYNVLYSMGIHPNMEVFPFRHINRFADLAEAVDHFAPRYFAETAGQKEILREYLSRYAEPDGDTTIVPGHSTRVKVWWEKADSPA; encoded by the coding sequence ATGACATCGCGGATCGGCCGGGGCACAAAGATGCAGGTGACAATGCACGCAGAGCAGGTTCATGAAAAAGGGAAGATATCCATGGAAGCTCACGCAATTGACTGGAACGACGTATGGAAAGAACAGCGGAGACGGCACCACGAGGCGAACAGGAACTCCACGGACGCACATTTCTGGGACACGAAAGATGCGGCACGCAGATTCTACAGAATGGCGCAGGAGAACAACGGAGAGCGGATCCAAAAAACGCTCCACGATCTCCCCTTAACGCCCTCGTCGCGTGTGCTCGATGTCGGGGCGGGGCCGGGGGCTCTTGCCATTCCCATCGCCAGGCAGGTCAGCCACGTCACGGCCGTCGAACCCTCGGAAGGGATGTGGTCGGTGCTCGAGGAGAAGATCGAAGAGGAGCGGATCGACAACATCAACGTTGTCCGGAAACGGTGGGAAGACGTCAGCGTGGCGGAGGATCTCAGTCCGCCGTACGATATCGTCTTTGCGTCGTACTCCCTGGATCTGCCCGATATCAGGACCGCCGTCAGAAACCTCGACGAGGCATCCTCCCGGTACGTATACATCTACTGGTTTGCCGGGGAGACGTCGTGGGACGCGATGTCACGCGAACTCTGGCCTCTCCTCCACGGCTCGTCGTTCGTTCCCTCCCCGAAATGCGACATCCTCTACAACGTACTGTACTCGATGGGCATCCATCCGAACATGGAGGTCTTCCCCTTCCGGCACATCAACCGGTTCGCAGACCTTGCCGAGGCGGTCGATCACTTCGCCCCGCGGTACTTTGCCGAGACGGCCGGGCAGAAAGAGATACTCCGGGAGTACCTGAGCCGCTATGCCGAACCTGACGGGGATACCACCATCGTACCCGGCCACTCGACCCGGGTGAAGGTGTGGTGGGAAAAAGCGGATTCACCCGCATAA
- a CDS encoding nucleoside recognition protein: MYDSIVQTVTLAAGLLGEMVPMMVIGVFLAELLVALKVAGRIAAISRPLTAFACLREECGTSFLMAFVSPPAANAMLVDYHAKEIITRRELVIAAIMNSFPTVVMHWRYLLPVYIPLLGIPGLIYFGLLMLVGLAKTVVVMVAGRVILTPPPPAPLRSMEAPAAGTLRDALREAGASSWKTLTRLLKVTVPTIVIVAFLINAGTFDRLAEMLEGAGGFFPVPPEGFAIIAAQFGSFVAGASVASALLAAGDMTWQQIVLTLLVGNILTSVTRSIRWFGSSYAAIFGMRTGTAIMLISTALRNGIMVVLVVVLAYGLGWG; the protein is encoded by the coding sequence ATGTACGACAGTATCGTTCAGACGGTGACGCTTGCGGCCGGCCTGCTCGGCGAGATGGTTCCGATGATGGTCATCGGCGTCTTTCTCGCCGAACTGCTCGTCGCCCTGAAGGTCGCCGGGAGGATTGCAGCCATCTCCCGCCCGCTCACCGCATTCGCCTGCCTCCGTGAGGAGTGCGGCACCAGTTTCCTCATGGCCTTCGTCTCGCCTCCTGCCGCCAACGCCATGCTGGTGGACTACCATGCGAAGGAGATCATCACCCGGCGCGAGCTGGTCATTGCGGCCATCATGAACTCGTTTCCGACGGTCGTCATGCACTGGCGCTACCTCCTCCCGGTCTACATCCCGCTCCTCGGGATCCCGGGCCTCATCTATTTCGGCCTGCTGATGCTGGTGGGGCTTGCAAAGACGGTGGTCGTCATGGTTGCCGGCCGGGTCATTCTCACACCTCCTCCCCCTGCTCCGCTCCGTTCCATGGAGGCGCCGGCCGCTGGTACGCTCCGTGACGCGCTGCGTGAGGCAGGTGCTTCTTCCTGGAAAACCCTGACACGCCTGCTCAAAGTCACCGTTCCCACCATCGTCATCGTCGCGTTCCTCATCAACGCAGGAACATTCGACCGGCTCGCCGAGATGCTGGAGGGTGCAGGCGGGTTCTTCCCGGTTCCTCCGGAAGGTTTCGCCATCATCGCCGCTCAGTTCGGGAGTTTCGTTGCGGGTGCGAGCGTCGCGTCCGCCCTGCTCGCTGCAGGGGACATGACCTGGCAGCAGATTGTGCTGACCCTGCTCGTCGGCAACATTCTCACCAGCGTGACCCGGAGCATCCGCTGGTTCGGGTCATCCTATGCGGCGATCTTCGGGATGCGAACCGGCACGGCGATCATGCTGATCTCGACGGCGCTTCGGAACGGCATTATGGTGGTGTTGGTCGTCGTGCTGGCGTACGGCCTTGGCTGGGGTTGA
- a CDS encoding magnesium chelatase subunit D family protein produces MSSQVQRITLPFTSIIGQDEMKKALLLNAINPRIGGVLIRGEKGTAKSTGVRALAELLPEIDMVKGCPFNCNPFNIREVCDLCAEAAARGEGFEVVRRRVRVVDLPLGVTEDRVVGTIDIERAIKEGIKAIEPGILAQVNRSILYIDEINLLDDHVADVLLDAAAMGVNVVEREGISLSHPSRFILIGTMNPEEGEIRPQLLDRFGLQVHVEGIEDIEQRLAIVKAAEAFEADPEGFRASCEADLAALRGRILEAKAILPRVTISDDLIRLIADTCIQMGVRTHRAEITIVRTAKTIAAFQNRTEVTMDDIREAMELALPHRMRRKPFEEPKIDRDQLNNALENAESKKNDQSENSREPREQPASRPEIGEEQDDRQGEPPPPAGGSPPESLYGVGDPIDANRIDRSRRRDTVRRRSISGRRVETLSARNAGTYISSRFPTGNGDIALDATLRAAAPHQRTRDRQGKAIAVHDQDIRERVRIGKVSTACVFVVDASGSMGAMKRMESAKGAVLSLLLDSYQKRDRIGLVAFRGTEASVLLPLCSSVDLALSHLEEMPTGGKTPLSLGLAKGLETLLHERRKNGEVVPMLVIISDGRANVSANGSVRDEIIGIAEEIRTQGIHTIVIDTEDVKRSAVRMHLGYCREIAEHSAGRYYPIRDLSPETLSEIARSERDSLPVF; encoded by the coding sequence ATGAGTTCCCAGGTACAACGCATAACGCTCCCATTCACATCAATCATCGGACAGGACGAGATGAAAAAAGCCCTCCTTCTCAACGCCATCAACCCGAGGATCGGCGGCGTGCTCATCCGTGGCGAAAAGGGAACCGCCAAATCGACCGGCGTTCGGGCGCTTGCGGAACTGCTCCCCGAGATCGATATGGTCAAAGGATGCCCGTTCAACTGCAACCCGTTCAACATTCGCGAAGTGTGCGACCTCTGCGCCGAAGCCGCGGCACGCGGCGAAGGGTTCGAAGTCGTCCGGCGGCGCGTCCGGGTCGTCGACCTCCCGCTCGGCGTTACCGAGGACCGGGTGGTAGGTACCATCGACATAGAGCGGGCGATCAAAGAAGGGATCAAGGCGATAGAACCGGGCATCCTGGCACAGGTAAACCGGAGCATCCTGTACATCGACGAGATTAACCTTCTGGACGATCACGTCGCCGACGTCCTCCTCGATGCTGCTGCAATGGGCGTCAACGTCGTGGAGCGGGAAGGCATCTCACTATCCCATCCGTCGCGCTTCATCCTCATCGGCACCATGAACCCGGAGGAAGGGGAGATCCGACCCCAGCTCCTCGACCGCTTCGGGCTGCAGGTGCATGTGGAAGGGATCGAGGATATCGAGCAGCGGCTGGCTATCGTAAAGGCGGCAGAGGCGTTCGAGGCGGATCCCGAAGGTTTCCGGGCCTCGTGCGAGGCCGACCTGGCCGCACTGCGCGGGCGGATCCTCGAGGCAAAGGCCATCCTGCCGAGGGTTACCATCAGCGACGACCTCATTCGCCTGATCGCCGACACCTGCATCCAGATGGGCGTCCGAACCCACCGGGCAGAGATCACCATCGTCAGGACGGCAAAGACCATCGCCGCGTTCCAGAACCGAACCGAAGTGACGATGGACGATATCCGCGAAGCGATGGAACTTGCACTCCCGCACAGGATGCGAAGAAAACCCTTCGAAGAGCCCAAAATTGATCGGGATCAGCTGAACAACGCCCTGGAGAACGCGGAGTCAAAAAAAAACGATCAGAGTGAGAACAGCAGGGAGCCACGAGAACAGCCCGCTTCCAGACCGGAGATAGGAGAGGAGCAGGATGACCGGCAGGGCGAGCCCCCGCCACCGGCGGGCGGTTCTCCACCGGAATCTTTGTACGGCGTCGGTGACCCGATCGACGCCAACCGCATCGATCGCTCCAGAAGGCGGGATACGGTACGCCGCCGATCGATCTCGGGCAGACGGGTCGAGACCCTGTCGGCCAGAAATGCAGGTACGTATATATCCTCGCGATTTCCGACGGGAAATGGGGATATCGCGCTCGACGCGACGCTCCGGGCGGCCGCTCCGCACCAGCGGACGCGGGATCGGCAGGGGAAAGCGATTGCTGTCCATGACCAGGACATCCGGGAACGCGTCCGGATAGGGAAGGTCTCGACCGCATGCGTCTTCGTCGTCGATGCCAGCGGCTCAATGGGAGCGATGAAGCGGATGGAATCAGCGAAAGGAGCCGTGCTGTCGCTGCTGCTCGATTCGTACCAGAAGCGGGATAGGATCGGCCTCGTGGCGTTCCGCGGCACCGAAGCGAGCGTGCTCCTCCCGCTCTGTTCGAGCGTGGATCTGGCGCTCAGCCACCTCGAGGAGATGCCGACCGGCGGGAAGACGCCGCTCTCCCTGGGTCTTGCGAAGGGACTGGAAACACTCCTCCACGAGCGGCGGAAGAACGGCGAGGTCGTCCCGATGCTGGTGATCATCTCGGACGGCAGAGCGAACGTCTCGGCAAACGGGAGTGTTCGGGACGAGATTATCGGGATAGCAGAGGAGATCCGGACACAGGGCATCCATACCATTGTCATTGATACGGAGGATGTGAAGCGTTCCGCCGTACGGATGCACCTCGGCTACTGCAGGGAGATTGCAGAGCATTCGGCCGGGAGGTACTACCCGATACGGGATCTCTCGCCGGAGACCCTCTCGGAGATTGCACGGAGTGAGCGGGATTCGCTCCCGGTCTTCTGA
- a CDS encoding ATP-binding cassette domain-containing protein translates to MVDIPDIIEVGGFSHRFGSLTAVDTITFSVRDGEIFSLLGPNGAGKSTTINVLTTLLPLQKGAVRVAGYDVSRDQPAVRRSIGIVFQNEVLDRDLTVWESLEFHGRLYSIPRNERAARIEELMAVVELTEKSDIRTKYLSGGMRRRLEIARGLMTRPRVLFLDEPTIGLDPQTRRRIWDYIRRVNEEGTTIFLTTHYMDEADHLSDRIGIIDHGRIVVEGTPEELKKSLGNDIVWLDTDDNDQTAALLGTIGSVHSIRAAGEGVTAVTNEDGTRCLPNVIDLISRNGISLAGINLKKPTMDDVFIHYTGRAIREESTDKVHPHQRRRR, encoded by the coding sequence GTGGTCGATATTCCTGATATCATCGAAGTAGGAGGATTCTCTCATCGTTTCGGCAGCCTGACAGCAGTTGATACCATAACCTTCTCTGTCCGGGATGGTGAGATCTTCTCCCTTCTCGGGCCGAATGGCGCAGGGAAAAGCACCACAATCAACGTGCTCACCACCCTGCTCCCCCTTCAGAAGGGAGCAGTCAGGGTTGCGGGTTACGATGTCTCCCGCGATCAGCCGGCCGTCAGGCGTTCGATAGGCATCGTCTTTCAGAATGAGGTGCTTGACCGGGACCTGACCGTATGGGAATCGCTTGAATTTCACGGACGCCTCTATTCCATCCCCCGGAATGAGCGTGCGGCACGCATTGAGGAACTGATGGCAGTGGTCGAACTGACCGAGAAGAGCGACATCCGGACGAAGTACCTCTCCGGGGGAATGCGCCGGAGGCTCGAGATCGCCAGGGGGCTCATGACACGCCCCAGGGTTCTGTTTCTCGATGAACCCACTATCGGTCTCGACCCGCAGACCCGAAGGCGGATCTGGGATTACATCCGGCGGGTGAACGAGGAGGGGACGACGATCTTTCTGACCACGCACTACATGGATGAAGCAGACCACCTCAGCGACCGCATCGGTATCATCGATCACGGCAGGATTGTCGTCGAGGGAACACCCGAAGAACTGAAGAAGTCACTCGGGAACGATATTGTCTGGCTGGATACCGACGATAACGATCAAACCGCTGCTCTCCTCGGCACGATCGGGAGCGTCCATTCCATACGGGCTGCAGGAGAAGGGGTTACCGCCGTCACGAACGAGGATGGAACCCGGTGTCTCCCGAACGTTATCGATCTCATCTCGCGAAACGGGATCTCTCTTGCCGGGATTAATCTCAAAAAACCCACCATGGACGATGTTTTCATCCACTACACCGGGCGGGCGATCCGGGAAGAGAGCACCGATAAGGTTCATCCGCACCAGAGGAGGAGACGATGA
- a CDS encoding ABC transporter permease: MNAISWEFATVFWRDMIRFGRFRTLLFSSLLQPAIWMAFFGIAMSSNFNRFGSFAPAPDGVTAIGYLTFMAAGVIAMTSMFTSLSGGMSLLFDKTFGLMREMLASPMPRSHLLAGIGLSGVVKACIQSVIIMVFGLAIGVGFFPGKTLVGIAVSVAGILIFVGVFSLGFLFLSSAIALKQESHEGMQGIITMLSMPLFFTSNALYPVDNFPLVLKAIAVVNPLTYLVTGIRSFAIGNEFYAFGREYCYTQADILFAFGALCLFTLVTFALAWHSVKRVSLT, translated from the coding sequence ATGAACGCTATCTCGTGGGAGTTTGCGACGGTCTTCTGGCGCGACATGATCCGGTTCGGCCGCTTCAGGACGCTCCTCTTCTCGTCGCTCCTCCAGCCGGCGATCTGGATGGCGTTCTTCGGGATTGCCATGTCGAGCAACTTCAACCGGTTCGGCTCGTTCGCTCCCGCCCCCGACGGGGTGACGGCGATCGGCTACCTCACGTTCATGGCGGCGGGGGTGATTGCAATGACCTCGATGTTCACGAGCCTCTCCGGCGGGATGAGCCTGCTCTTTGACAAGACCTTCGGGCTGATGCGGGAGATGCTCGCAAGTCCGATGCCGAGAAGCCACCTGCTCGCAGGGATCGGCCTCTCCGGGGTTGTCAAGGCCTGCATCCAGTCCGTGATAATCATGGTCTTCGGCCTCGCCATCGGCGTCGGTTTCTTCCCGGGAAAGACCCTCGTCGGCATCGCGGTATCGGTTGCGGGCATCCTCATCTTCGTTGGTGTCTTCTCCCTCGGATTTCTCTTTCTCTCCTCGGCGATCGCCCTCAAACAGGAGAGCCACGAGGGGATGCAGGGCATCATCACGATGCTCTCGATGCCGCTCTTCTTCACCTCGAACGCCCTCTACCCGGTGGATAACTTCCCGCTCGTCCTCAAGGCCATCGCCGTGGTCAATCCGCTCACCTACCTGGTCACCGGCATACGCTCGTTCGCCATCGGTAACGAGTTCTACGCGTTCGGACGGGAGTACTGCTACACGCAGGCGGACATCCTCTTCGCGTTCGGCGCCCTCTGCCTCTTCACCCTCGTCACCTTTGCGCTCGCCTGGCACTCGGTAAAGCGTGTGTCGCTGACGTGA